One Deltaproteobacteria bacterium genomic window, CCGGGAAGAGGCCCGCGAGGCCTTGAAGGCGCGATGAGCTGCATTCGCTTCACGCTCGCCGAGGCGGCGCGCAGCTGCGGGGGGACCCTCGTGGGGGCCGAGGGGCGCGAGGGAGAGACCTTCCGGGGTCTCTCCACCGACACCCGCTCACTCGAGCGCGGGCAGGCCTTTGTCGCGCTCGTCGGCGACCGCTTCGACGGGCACGACTACCTGCCGCGGGCGGTCGAGCTGGGCGCCGCGCTGCTGGTCGTCGAGAAGGAGGTCGCGCCGCCGTCGCACGCTCCCGTCCCGCTGCTGCGCGTCGCGAACACGCGCCTCGCGCTGGGTTCCCTGGCGCGCGCCTGGCGCGACGCGGTGGGCCGCACGGTGGTGGCGATCACCGGCTCGATGGGCAAGACGACCACCAAGGAGCTGACGCGGCAGGTCGTCGCCACCCTCGGCGCGACCCAGGCCACGGCCGGCAACCTGAACAACGACATCGGCCTGCCGCTGACCCTCTGCGGCCTGGAGCAGGAGACGCGCTACCTGGTCGTGGAGCTCGGGATGAACGCCCCGGGCGAGATCGCGTACCTCACGGGCCTCTGCCGCCCCGACGTCGCGGTCGTGACCAATGTGGCTCCCGTGCACGTGGAAGGGCTCGGCAGCCTCGAGGCGATCGGCCGCGAGAAGGGGGCCATCTTCGGCGGTCTCACGGCGTCGGAGGGAGCCCGGCCGGAGTGGGCCATCCTCCCCGCCGGAGAGGGCCTGCTCACCGCGTCGGTAGCGAGCGTCCCGCGCGCGCGCCAGCTCCGCTTCGGCACCGCGACCGAGGCCGACGTGCGCCTGGTCTCGACGGAGAGCGCGGGCGTGGCGGGGACCCGGGTTGCGCTCGAGGTGCGGGGGGAGCGCCTCGAGTTCCTGCTCCCACTCGCCGGGCGGCACAACGCGCTGAACGCTGCTGCCGCAGCCGCGGTCGGAGTCGCCCTCGGCGCGCCGACGGAGGCCATCGGTCGCGCGCTGGCCGAGGCGCCGCGGCTCCACCACCGGTCGGTGCTCGCCCGCATCGGCCCGTGGCAGGTCCTCGACGACTGCTACAACGCGAACCCGGAGGCGATGAAGGCCGCGCTCGGGACCTTGGCCGAGCTGGCACAAGAAGCGCCGGCCTTCGCCGTGCTCGGCGAAATGCGCGAGCTCGGGGACGAGGCCGAGGCGTTCCATCACGAGGTGGGACGTCACGCCGCCGGGTGCGGGCTCGCGGGCCTCGTGACCGTCGGGCCCCGCGCCCACGCCCTCGCGGAAGGGGCGCGCCAGGCCGGCATGCCCGCCGCGCGCATCGTGGAGGCGGCCGACGCGGAGGAGGCGGCCCGCGTCGTGACCGAACGCCTCTCCCCGAACGGGTGGCTCCTCGTGAAGGCATCCCGTGGCGCCCA contains:
- a CDS encoding UDP-N-acetylmuramoyl-tripeptide--D-alanyl-D-alanine ligase codes for the protein MSCIRFTLAEAARSCGGTLVGAEGREGETFRGLSTDTRSLERGQAFVALVGDRFDGHDYLPRAVELGAALLVVEKEVAPPSHAPVPLLRVANTRLALGSLARAWRDAVGRTVVAITGSMGKTTTKELTRQVVATLGATQATAGNLNNDIGLPLTLCGLEQETRYLVVELGMNAPGEIAYLTGLCRPDVAVVTNVAPVHVEGLGSLEAIGREKGAIFGGLTASEGARPEWAILPAGEGLLTASVASVPRARQLRFGTATEADVRLVSTESAGVAGTRVALEVRGERLEFLLPLAGRHNALNAAAAAAVGVALGAPTEAIGRALAEAPRLHHRSVLARIGPWQVLDDCYNANPEAMKAALGTLAELAQEAPAFAVLGEMRELGDEAEAFHHEVGRHAAGCGLAGLVTVGPRAHALAEGARQAGMPAARIVEAADAEEAARVVTERLSPNGWLLVKASRGAQLERVIDALRRTVGEDVVAPS